Proteins encoded together in one Phyllostomus discolor isolate MPI-MPIP mPhyDis1 chromosome 6, mPhyDis1.pri.v3, whole genome shotgun sequence window:
- the LOC114490208 gene encoding olfactory receptor 1052-like: protein MADVNFMMVTEFILLGLTDRAELKVFLFVLFLLIYTVSLVGNLGMLFLIHIMPKLHTPMYHFLSCLSFVDACCSSVFAPKLLLNFFVEWDTISFSACIVQYFLGGSLVTTEGFLLAAMAYDHYMAIVNPLLYTVVVTKRVCVALVFGSCVGGLINSLTHTIGLVKLCFCGPNVIHHFFCDLPPLLKLSCSDTSMNELLLLVFSGVIAMVTFLTVMISYIFIVAAILRIRSAAGRHRAFSSCASHLTAVTLFYGFISFSYI, encoded by the coding sequence ATGGCTGATGTTAATTTTATGATGGTTACTGAATTTATCCTTTTGGGGCTGACAGATCGTGCTGAACTGAAAGTGTTCCTCTTTGTGTTGTTTCTGCTCATCTATACGGTTTCTTTGGTGGGGAATCTAGGAATGCTCTTTCTAATCCACATAATGCCCAAACTTCACACACCTATGTACCATTTCCTAAGCTGCCTGTCATTTGTTGATGCCTGCTGTTCCTCAGTCTTTGCACCCAAATTGCTGCTGAACTTCTTTGTTGAATGGgatacaatttctttttctgcatgCATTGTGCAGTATTTTTTAGGGGGGTCACTCGTTACCACCGAGGGTTTCTTGCTGGCAGCAATGGCATATGACCACTACATGGCCATTGTGAACCCTTTACTTTATACAGTGGTGGTGACAAAAAGAGTTTGTGTTGCCTTGGTCTTTGGATCATGTGTAGGAGGTTTAATCAACTCACTGACACACACAATTGGCTTGGTGAAATTGTGTTTCTGTGGGCCCAATGTCATCCATCACTTCTTCTGTGACCTTCCCCCACTGTTGAAGCTATCATGTTCTGATACATCCATGAATGAATTGTTGCTGTTAGTCTTCTCTGGTGTTATTGCCATGGTCACTTTCTTGACTGTGATGATCTCCTACATCTTCATAGTCGCTGCTATCCTGAGGATTCGCTCGGCAGCAGGGAGACACAGAGCCTTCTCTTCGTGTGCGTCACACCTCACAGCTGTGACTTTGTTCTATGGCTTTATAAGTTTCAGTTACATTTAG